From a single Streptomyces liliifuscus genomic region:
- the rpoB gene encoding DNA-directed RNA polymerase subunit beta has protein sequence MAASRTASANTNNGASTAPLRISFAKIKEPLEVPNLLALQTESFDWLLGNDAWKARVEAALDSGQDVPTKSGLEEIFEEISPIEDFSGSMSLTFRDHRFEPPKNSIDECKERDFTYAAPLFVTAEFTNNETGEIKSQTVFMGDFPLMTNKGTFVINGTERVVVTQLVRSPGVYFDSSIDKTSDKDIFSVKVIPSRGAWLEMEIDKRDMVGVRIDRKRKQSVTVLLKALGWTTEQILEEFGEYESMRATLEKDHTQGQDDALLDIYRKLRPGEPPTREAAQTLLENLYFNPKRYDLANVGRYKVNKKLGSEAPLDAGILTVEDIIETIKYLVKLHAGETETVGPNGASIVVETDDIDHFGNRRLRNVGELIQNQVRTGLARMERVVRERMTTQDVEAITPQTLINIRPVVASIKEFFGTSQLSQFMDQNNPLSGLTHKRRLNALGPGGLSRERAGFEVRDVHPSHYGRMCPIETPEGPNIGLIGSLASYGRINAFGFVETPYRKVVEGQVTDDVDYLTADEEDRFVIAQANASLNDDMRFDEARVLVRRRGGEVDYVPGDDVDYMDVSPRQMVSVATAMIPFLEHDDANRALMGANMMRQAVPLITAEAPLVGTGMEYRCAVDAGDVIKAEKAGVVQEVSADYITVANDDGTYTTYRVAKFSRSNQGTSVNQKVIVDEGDRVVENQVLADGPATQEGEMALGKNLLVAFMPWEGHNYEDAIILSQRLVQDDVLSSIHIEEHEVDARDTKLGPEEITRDIPNVSEEVLADLDERGIIRIGAEVVAGDILVGKVTPKGETELTPEERLLRAIFGEKAREVRDTSLKVPHGEIGKVIGVRVFDREEGDELPPGVNQLVRVYVAQKRKITDGDKLAGRHGNKGVISKILPIEDMPFLEDGTPVDIILNPLGVPSRMNPGQVLEIHLGWLASRGWDVSGLADDWAQRLQSIEADKVDPGTNVATPVFDGAREDELAGLLQHTIPNRDGERMVLPTGKAPLFDGRSGEPFPEPISVGYMYILKLHHLVDDKLHARSTGPYSMITQQPLGGKAQFGGQRFGEMEVWALEAYGAAYALQELLTIKSDDVTGRVKVYEAIVKGENIPEPGIPESFKVLIKEMQSLCLNVEVLSSDGMSIEMRDTDEDVFRAAEELGIDLSRREPSSVEEV, from the coding sequence AGGAGATCTCCCCGATCGAGGACTTCTCCGGGTCGATGTCCCTGACATTCCGCGACCACCGCTTCGAGCCTCCCAAGAACTCGATCGACGAGTGCAAGGAGCGCGACTTCACGTACGCCGCCCCGCTCTTCGTCACGGCCGAGTTCACCAACAACGAGACCGGCGAGATCAAGTCCCAGACGGTCTTCATGGGCGATTTCCCGCTCATGACCAACAAGGGCACCTTCGTCATCAACGGCACCGAGCGTGTCGTCGTGACGCAGCTGGTCCGTTCGCCGGGTGTCTACTTCGACTCCTCCATCGACAAGACGTCCGACAAGGACATCTTCTCGGTCAAGGTCATCCCCTCCCGGGGTGCCTGGCTGGAGATGGAGATCGACAAGCGCGACATGGTCGGTGTCCGCATCGACCGCAAGCGCAAGCAGTCCGTCACCGTTCTCCTGAAGGCTCTCGGCTGGACGACCGAGCAGATCCTCGAGGAGTTCGGCGAGTACGAGTCCATGCGCGCCACCCTGGAGAAGGACCACACCCAGGGCCAGGACGACGCACTGCTCGACATCTACCGCAAGCTGCGTCCGGGCGAGCCCCCGACCCGTGAGGCCGCGCAGACGCTTCTGGAGAACCTCTACTTCAACCCGAAGCGCTACGACCTCGCCAACGTCGGCCGTTACAAGGTCAACAAGAAGCTGGGCAGCGAGGCCCCGCTGGACGCCGGGATCCTGACCGTCGAAGACATCATCGAGACGATCAAGTACCTGGTGAAGCTGCACGCCGGTGAGACCGAGACCGTTGGTCCCAACGGCGCCTCGATCGTCGTCGAGACCGACGACATCGACCACTTCGGCAACCGTCGTCTGCGCAACGTCGGCGAGCTCATCCAGAACCAGGTCCGTACGGGTCTGGCGCGTATGGAGCGTGTCGTCCGCGAGCGGATGACGACTCAGGACGTCGAGGCGATCACGCCGCAGACCCTGATCAACATCCGGCCGGTCGTCGCCTCCATCAAGGAGTTCTTCGGCACCAGCCAGCTGTCGCAGTTCATGGACCAGAACAACCCGCTGTCGGGCCTGACGCACAAGCGTCGTCTCAACGCGCTCGGCCCGGGTGGTCTGTCCCGTGAGCGGGCCGGCTTCGAAGTCCGTGACGTGCACCCCTCGCACTACGGCCGCATGTGTCCGATCGAGACCCCCGAAGGCCCGAACATCGGCCTGATCGGCTCGCTCGCCTCCTACGGCCGGATCAACGCGTTCGGTTTCGTCGAGACGCCGTACCGCAAGGTCGTCGAGGGTCAGGTCACCGACGACGTCGACTACCTCACCGCCGACGAGGAGGACCGGTTCGTCATCGCGCAGGCCAACGCCTCGCTCAATGACGACATGCGCTTCGACGAGGCTCGTGTCCTGGTCCGCCGTCGTGGCGGAGAGGTCGACTACGTCCCCGGTGACGACGTCGACTACATGGACGTCTCCCCGCGCCAGATGGTGTCCGTCGCGACCGCGATGATCCCCTTCCTGGAGCACGACGACGCCAACCGTGCCCTCATGGGCGCGAACATGATGCGCCAGGCCGTGCCGCTGATCACCGCCGAGGCCCCCCTCGTCGGTACGGGCATGGAGTACCGCTGCGCCGTCGACGCCGGTGACGTCATCAAGGCCGAGAAGGCGGGTGTCGTCCAGGAGGTGTCCGCGGACTACATCACCGTCGCCAACGACGACGGCACGTACACCACGTACCGCGTCGCCAAGTTCTCGCGCTCCAACCAGGGCACCTCGGTCAACCAGAAGGTGATCGTCGACGAGGGCGACCGGGTCGTCGAGAACCAGGTTCTCGCCGACGGTCCGGCCACCCAGGAAGGCGAGATGGCGCTGGGCAAGAACCTGCTCGTCGCCTTCATGCCGTGGGAGGGTCACAACTACGAGGACGCGATCATCCTGTCGCAGCGCCTCGTCCAGGACGACGTCCTCTCCTCGATCCACATCGAGGAGCACGAGGTCGACGCCCGTGACACCAAGCTCGGCCCCGAGGAGATCACCCGGGACATCCCGAACGTCTCCGAGGAGGTCCTGGCCGACCTCGACGAGCGCGGCATCATCCGCATCGGTGCCGAGGTCGTCGCCGGCGACATCCTGGTCGGCAAGGTCACGCCCAAGGGTGAGACCGAGCTGACCCCGGAGGAGCGCCTGCTCCGCGCGATCTTCGGTGAGAAGGCGCGCGAGGTGCGCGACACCTCGCTGAAGGTGCCGCACGGCGAGATCGGCAAGGTCATCGGCGTCCGCGTCTTCGACCGTGAGGAGGGCGACGAGCTTCCCCCCGGTGTGAACCAGCTGGTGCGCGTGTACGTGGCGCAGAAGCGCAAGATCACCGACGGTGACAAGCTCGCCGGCCGTCACGGCAACAAGGGCGTCATCTCCAAGATCCTGCCGATCGAGGACATGCCGTTCCTGGAGGACGGCACCCCGGTCGACATCATCCTCAACCCGCTGGGTGTCCCGTCCCGAATGAACCCGGGACAGGTCCTGGAGATCCACCTCGGCTGGCTCGCCAGCCGCGGCTGGGACGTCTCCGGTCTGGCGGACGACTGGGCGCAGCGCCTGCAGTCCATCGAGGCCGACAAGGTCGACCCCGGCACGAACGTCGCCACCCCCGTCTTCGACGGTGCGCGTGAGGACGAGCTGGCCGGTCTGCTGCAGCACACCATCCCGAACCGCGACGGCGAGCGCATGGTGCTCCCCACCGGTAAGGCGCCTCTGTTCGACGGCCGCTCCGGCGAGCCGTTCCCGGAGCCGATCTCGGTCGGCTACATGTACATCCTCAAGCTCCACCACCTGGTCGACGACAAGCTCCACGCCCGCTCGACCGGTCCGTACTCGATGATCACCCAGCAGCCGCTGGGTGGTAAGGCCCAGTTCGGTGGCCAGCGATTCGGTGAGATGGAGGTGTGGGCGCTGGAGGCTTATGGCGCCGCTTACGCCCTCCAGGAACTGCTGACCATCAAGTCCGACGACGTGACCGGCCGCGTGAAGGTCTACGAGGCCATCGTCAAGGGCGAGAACATCCCCGAGCCCGGCATTCCCGAGTCCTTCAAGGTGCTCATCAAGGAAATGCAGTCGCTCTGCCTCAACGTGGAGGTGCTGTCCTCGGACGGCATGTCCATCGAGATGCGCGACACGGACGAGGACGTCTTCCGCGCCGCGGAGGAGCTCGGTATCGACCTGTCCCGGCGTGAGCCGAGCAGCGTCGAAGAGGTCTGA